A single region of the Brachypodium distachyon strain Bd21 chromosome 3, Brachypodium_distachyon_v3.0, whole genome shotgun sequence genome encodes:
- the LOC100829613 gene encoding uncharacterized protein LOC100829613: MANPSARAGAEASSSSSRPLSSSSAAPKAKLTCLCSPTNHPGSFRCSRHRTRLSPRASQVAAAPAEGARGGASAGGRPKGRSVLRAHLLRLLSSSPPSSSSSCGRGHRCRDFKPRPSRLGLVDA, translated from the coding sequence ATGGCAAACCcatccgcccgcgccggcgccgaggcctCCTCGAGCTCCTCAAGGCCGCTGTCGTCTTCGTCGGCGGCCCCCAAGGCCAAGCTGACGTGCCTCTGCTCGCCGACGAACCACCCGGGCTCCTTCCGCTGCAGCCGCCACCGTACTCGGCTCAGCCCCCGCGCCTCGCaggtcgcggcggcgccggccgagGGGGCCAGAggcggcgccagcgccggcgggagGCCCAAGGGCCGGTCCGTTCTGCGCGCGCACCTGCTGCGGCTGCTCAGCAgctcgcctccctcctcgtcgtcgtcgtgcgGCCGCGGCCATCGCTGCCGCGACTTCAAGCCCCGCCCGTCGCGGCTTGGCCTCGTCGACGCCTGA
- the LOC100836253 gene encoding uncharacterized protein LOC100836253 — protein sequence METATARRPSGPVLSISHFRSASPTRVKLPSAAGARSPATSVSVSSSPGAAGGRSRRSCMCSPTNHPGSFRCSLHKERNKAPGGHGHGHGHSKPASPPSPGGHGPSKLGTKQRMGSAMARLVSVEGGGGQWARRAIAPSSAAAQQSQHRRRVGGLRPRPSRLSAVSMAGDRASDNSHQGN from the coding sequence ATGGAGACGGCAACTGCGAGGCGCCCCAGCGGCCCGGTGCTCTCCATCTCCCACTtccgctccgcctcccccaCCCGCGTCAAgctcccctccgccgccggggccCGCTCGCCGGCTACCTCCGTCagcgtctcctcctcccccggcgccgccggcggcaggagCCGGCGGTCCTGTATGTGCTCCCCGACGAATCACCCGGGCTCCTTCCGCTGTAGCCTGCACAAGGAGCGCAACAAGGCccccggcggccatggccacggACACGGCCACAGCAAGCCCGCCTCCCCGCCGTCccccggcggccatggcccgAGCAAGCTGGGTACCAAGCAGCGGATGGGCAGCGCGATGGCGCGGCTCGTCTCcgtggagggcggcggcgggcagtgGGCCCGCAGGGCGATCGCcccgtcctcggcggcggcgcagcagtCGCAGCACCGGCGGCGCGTCGGCGGTTTACGCCCCCGTCCCAGCCGGCTCTCCGCCGTGTCCATGGCCGGCGACCGCGCCAGCGACAATTCCCACCAGGGAAATTAA